One genomic region from Zalophus californianus isolate mZalCal1 chromosome 2, mZalCal1.pri.v2, whole genome shotgun sequence encodes:
- the LOC113925098 gene encoding LOW QUALITY PROTEIN: cell division cycle protein 123 homolog (The sequence of the model RefSeq protein was modified relative to this genomic sequence to represent the inferred CDS: substituted 1 base at 1 genomic stop codon), whose translation MKKEHVLHCQFSAWYPLFRSLTIKGIILPLPQNVKDYLLDDGTLVVSRREDPPTHSQPDSDDEAEEIQCTNDENTATLTAPEFPELTTKVQEAINSLGGSAFPKLNWSAPRDAYWIALNSSLKCKTLSDIFLLFKSSEFITRDFTQPFIHCTDDSPDPCIEYELVLQKWCELIPGAEFRYFVKENKLIGISQRDYTQYYDHISKQKEEICRCIQDFFKKHIQYKFLDEDFVFDIXKDSRRKVWLIDFNPFGEVADSLLFTWEELISGRNLKGDFSEGGALEQDSPTFRCTNSEVTVQSSPYLSYRLPKDFVDLFTGEDAHKLIDFLKLKRNQQDDD comes from the coding sequence ATGAAGAAGGAGCATGTGCTGCACTGTCAGTTCTCTGCCTGGTATCCGCTGTTCCGAAGCCTTACCATCAAGGGCATCATTCTTCCACTTCCTCAGAATGTGAAGGATTATTTACTCGACGATGGAACTCTGGTGGTTTCAAGAAGGGAAGATCCACCAACACATTCTCAACCAGACAGTGATGATGAGGCAGAAGAAATACAGTGTACGAATGATGAGAACACGGCTACGCTTACGGCACCGGAATTTCCCGAGTTGACCACGAAAGTCCAAGAAGCAATCAATTCCCTGGGGGGCAGTGCATTTCCTAAGCTTAACTGGAGTGCCCCAAGGGATGCATACTGGATAGCATTGAACAGTTCTCTGAAATGTAAAACCCTCAGCGACATCTTTCTATTGTTCAAGAGTTCTGAATTCATCACTCGTGACTTCACTCAGCCATTTATTCATTGTACTGATGATTCTCCAGATCCTTGTATAGAATATGAGCTTGTTCTTCAAAAATGGTGTGAATTAATTCCTGGGGCTGAGTTCCGATATTTTGTCAAGGAAAACAAGCTTATTGGTATTTCTCAAAGGGACTATACACAGTACTATGATCATATTTCtaaacaaaaggaagagatttGCAGATGCATACAAGActtttttaagaaacacataCAATACAAATTTTTGGATGAAGATTTTGTGTTCGATATATAGAAAGACAGCAGGAGGAAGGTGTGGCTGATTGATTTTAATCCATTTGGTGAAGTAGCTGATTCACTGCTGTTTACTTGGGAAGAACTGATAtctggaagaaatttaaaaggtGATTTTAGTGAAGGAGGTGCTCTGGAGCAGGATTCTCCAACTTTCCGTTGTACAAACAGTGAAGTGACGGTTCAGTCCAGTCCCTATCTGAGTTACCGACTTCCCAAGGACTTTGTAGACCTGTTTACTGGGGAGGATGCTCACAAACTCATAGATTTTcttaaactgaaaagaaatcagCAAGATGATGACTGA